One Candidatus Hydrogenedentota bacterium genomic window carries:
- a CDS encoding argininosuccinate synthase, which produces MSANVKKIVLAYSGGLDTSIILKWLQETYKAEVVAYIADLGQGEELEEARAKAVRTGACEAIVGDLKEEFVRDFVFPAMRANAIYEGSYLLGTSVARPIIAKGMIETLRATGADAVSHGATGKGNDQVRFEMTCMAMEPGVRLIVPWRDPLWTLNTREKMIAYAQEHGIPVPVTKAKPYSSDRNLLHISFEGGILEDPWNEPPEDMFVLSVSPMKAPDAPTYVEVDFEAGWPVAVDGDRLAPAALLERLNAIGGANGVGRVDLVENRFVGMKSRGVYETPGGTILYAAHRAVESVTMDREVMLQRDQLSPKIAQLIYNGFWYAPEMEALTAFVDKSQENVTGTARLRLYKGNCDVVGRRAEKTLYDPKISTFEEDEGAYNQADATGFIRLNALRLRVRNRAGFFKG; this is translated from the coding sequence ATGAGCGCAAACGTGAAGAAGATCGTGCTGGCCTATTCGGGCGGACTGGACACGTCCATCATCCTGAAATGGCTCCAGGAAACCTACAAGGCCGAGGTAGTGGCCTACATCGCCGACCTGGGACAGGGCGAGGAGCTCGAGGAGGCCCGCGCAAAGGCCGTCCGCACCGGCGCCTGCGAGGCCATCGTCGGCGACCTGAAGGAGGAGTTCGTCCGCGACTTCGTCTTCCCCGCCATGCGGGCCAACGCCATTTACGAGGGCTCCTACCTGCTCGGCACCAGCGTCGCACGCCCTATCATCGCCAAGGGCATGATTGAAACCCTGCGCGCCACCGGCGCCGACGCCGTCTCACACGGCGCCACGGGCAAGGGCAACGACCAGGTCCGCTTCGAGATGACCTGCATGGCCATGGAGCCGGGCGTCCGCCTCATCGTCCCCTGGCGCGACCCCCTGTGGACCCTGAACACCCGCGAAAAGATGATCGCCTACGCGCAGGAGCACGGCATCCCCGTGCCCGTCACAAAGGCGAAGCCCTACTCCTCCGACCGCAACCTCCTGCACATCTCCTTCGAGGGCGGCATCCTCGAGGACCCGTGGAACGAGCCCCCCGAGGACATGTTCGTCCTCAGCGTCTCGCCCATGAAGGCCCCGGACGCGCCCACCTATGTCGAGGTGGACTTCGAGGCGGGCTGGCCCGTCGCCGTGGACGGCGACCGCCTCGCCCCCGCCGCGCTCCTGGAGCGCCTGAACGCCATCGGCGGCGCGAACGGCGTGGGCCGGGTGGACCTGGTCGAAAACCGCTTCGTGGGCATGAAGTCCCGCGGCGTCTACGAGACGCCCGGCGGCACCATCCTCTACGCCGCGCACCGCGCCGTCGAGTCCGTCACCATGGACCGCGAGGTGATGCTCCAGCGCGACCAGCTCTCGCCGAAAATCGCCCAGCTCATCTACAACGGCTTCTGGTACGCCCCCGAAATGGAGGCCCTCACCGCCTTCGTGGACAAGAGCCAGGAGAACGTCACCGGCACCGCCCGCCTCCGCCTCTACAAGGGCAACTGCGACGTCGTCGGACGCCGCGCCGAGAAGACCCTTTACGACCCGAAGATCAGCACCTTCGAGGAGGACGAGGGCGCCTACAACCAGGCCGACGCCACCGGCTTCATCCGGCTGAACGCCCTGCGCCTGCGCGTCCGCAACCGCGCCGGATTCTTCAAAGGCTGA